A region of Myxococcus stipitatus DSM 14675 DNA encodes the following proteins:
- a CDS encoding vWA domain-containing protein, protein MLSRQLTELRRRLDSLREPPPSAAARRWWSFGRKVAGPGDLALPVLTSLHRDLDRVGVHTSADAQLLRTLGARRGLAGTLSQGLQARAGQALEEFEECVARVERSWRAGAMPPGALTVLERAFVQLARAVKVADLFARPQLDSVDDDEDFIVYERPAMAPRYRAPTSARMAVAEFFALRARLNVLDVLQKRRDLDLAHEMLLRLGADHDRDRGLPLRREVAEGRERIRAVPAVRSLDELMRHVRHSAKTDPRAAYRSLRGLYERALEAGDVELAQAARGALEPLLPAQERLTSLVEHAERDALSRWFGEPGGEARPEAAAPRPEELLTDLAFSLRPEQLATFELAEGCARYFDVEDALTEEIVLAETQVSKPVSRRVPYPTQTMTFETTGGLHEVNNFVLTDPRMLLRDLAANRQLVRAYVEDAPPPERKKVKRTAVRVYVCDASGSMHGVRARFRDALIIAELNNLRVKARRGEVFDPLYFSFFNDVPTELARVDTAAEATRQIERLFRDSPAEGQTDISLALMSAFDSIRAAQGRDPYLARATVVLVTDGEDRVDLDLIRRTRAPMGSLDIALSFISLGEENPDLRSLIREQRASGVRAFYHHLSDEEIQWARTEFDTPWRTLLPRDVPTTSEALEQLAPHLEALEAVAGGRATSAPVAVDASFEALFPEALVRQPGAQAPSQDELSRVADILGALAEAASLAPTDKRATESVVLLQHLLTVYGLTPARYLSALSVGGPSVEDALSRVRLLCRPFG, encoded by the coding sequence ATGCTCTCCCGCCAGCTCACGGAGCTGCGACGACGCCTGGACTCACTTCGGGAACCTCCGCCCTCGGCGGCGGCGAGGCGTTGGTGGTCATTCGGGCGCAAGGTGGCGGGGCCGGGAGACCTTGCCCTGCCCGTGCTCACGTCGTTGCACCGTGACCTGGACCGCGTGGGCGTGCATACCTCCGCGGATGCACAGTTGCTGCGCACGTTGGGGGCGCGGCGGGGACTCGCGGGCACCCTGTCACAGGGACTTCAGGCCCGTGCTGGCCAGGCGCTCGAGGAGTTCGAGGAATGCGTGGCGCGCGTCGAGCGGTCCTGGCGCGCGGGGGCGATGCCTCCGGGCGCGCTCACGGTGCTCGAGCGGGCGTTCGTGCAGCTTGCTCGCGCCGTGAAGGTGGCGGACCTCTTCGCGCGTCCTCAGCTCGATTCGGTCGACGACGACGAGGACTTCATCGTCTACGAGCGGCCCGCCATGGCACCACGCTACCGCGCGCCGACGAGTGCCCGGATGGCCGTGGCCGAGTTCTTCGCGCTGCGTGCCCGCCTCAACGTCCTGGATGTGCTGCAGAAGCGGCGGGACCTGGACCTGGCGCACGAGATGTTGCTGCGACTGGGCGCCGACCATGATCGGGACCGGGGCCTGCCCCTTCGTCGCGAAGTGGCGGAAGGGCGCGAGCGGATTCGCGCGGTGCCCGCCGTGCGCTCCCTCGACGAGCTCATGCGGCACGTGCGCCACTCCGCGAAGACGGACCCTCGGGCCGCGTACCGCTCGCTGCGAGGACTCTACGAGCGCGCGCTCGAGGCTGGAGACGTGGAGTTGGCCCAGGCGGCGCGCGGCGCCCTGGAGCCGCTGCTCCCCGCCCAGGAGCGATTGACGTCCCTGGTCGAGCACGCCGAGCGCGATGCCCTGTCCCGCTGGTTCGGCGAGCCCGGAGGAGAGGCGCGTCCCGAGGCCGCCGCCCCGCGTCCCGAGGAGCTCCTGACCGACCTGGCCTTCTCACTCCGGCCCGAGCAACTGGCGACCTTCGAGCTGGCGGAGGGCTGTGCCCGGTACTTCGATGTGGAGGACGCGCTCACCGAGGAGATCGTCCTCGCGGAGACCCAGGTCTCGAAGCCCGTGTCGAGGCGTGTGCCCTATCCCACGCAGACGATGACCTTCGAGACGACGGGCGGCCTGCACGAGGTGAACAACTTCGTGCTGACGGACCCGCGCATGCTGCTGCGAGACCTCGCCGCCAACCGCCAGCTCGTGCGCGCCTACGTGGAGGACGCTCCGCCCCCCGAGCGCAAGAAGGTGAAGCGCACCGCGGTTCGGGTCTACGTCTGCGACGCGTCCGGTTCCATGCATGGAGTCCGCGCCCGCTTCCGGGATGCCCTCATCATCGCCGAACTGAACAACCTGCGCGTCAAGGCTCGCCGAGGCGAGGTGTTCGACCCGCTCTACTTCAGCTTCTTCAACGACGTGCCCACGGAGCTCGCCCGCGTGGACACCGCCGCCGAGGCCACCCGGCAGATCGAGCGCCTCTTCCGGGACTCTCCCGCGGAGGGCCAGACGGACATCTCGTTGGCGCTGATGTCCGCCTTCGACTCCATCCGCGCGGCGCAGGGGAGGGACCCGTACCTCGCGCGGGCCACCGTCGTGCTCGTCACGGATGGCGAGGACCGCGTGGACCTGGACCTCATCCGCCGCACCCGCGCGCCCATGGGCTCGCTGGATATCGCGCTGAGCTTCATCTCGTTGGGAGAGGAGAACCCGGACCTGCGCTCGCTCATCCGGGAGCAGCGAGCCTCCGGCGTCCGCGCCTTCTACCACCACCTCTCCGACGAGGAGATTCAGTGGGCGCGCACCGAGTTCGACACGCCCTGGCGCACGCTGCTCCCTCGGGATGTGCCCACCACGTCCGAGGCGCTGGAGCAGCTCGCCCCGCATCTGGAGGCGCTCGAGGCCGTGGCTGGAGGCCGCGCCACCTCCGCCCCCGTCGCGGTGGATGCGTCGTTCGAGGCGCTCTTCCCCGAGGCCCTCGTCCGACAGCCGGGGGCGCAGGCCCCGAGCCAGGATGAGCTCAGCCGCGTGGCGGACATTCTCGGAGCGCTGGCGGAGGCCGCATCCCTGGCGCCCACGGACAAGCGCGCCACGGAGAGCGTGGTGCTCCTTCAACACTTGCTGACGGTGTATGGGCTGACCCCCGCGCGCTACCTCTCCGCGTTGTCCGTGGGAGGACCGTCGGTGGAGGACGCCTTGTCTCGTGTGCGGCTGTTGTGCCGGCCCTTCGGTTAG